The DNA window CGGTCTCTTGGCAACGCTGTCCAGCGCCAACGCCTCCATTCTTAGCGCCTCACGGTCCATTTACGCCCTTAGCCGCGACAATCTCGTGCCCAAAGCGGCTCAACGCCTGAACGAGCGGTACCGGACGCCCCACGTCGCCCTCTTGCTTGCAGGAGGGCCCATCGTGGGGCTGATCCTGTACGGGCGAGTTGAAGTGTTGGCCGAGGTGGCCTCGTTGCTTCACCTCGTCATGTACGGGCTCATCTGCGTGGCCTTGCTCGTGCTTCGGCACTACGATCCGGCCGGGTACGAGCCGAGCTTCCGGTGCCCGGGGACTCCGATTGTGCCCGGCCTGGGAGCGGTGGCCAGCTTTGGCCTGATCGGGTTTATGAACCCACTCTCCATCGGGCTTGGCTTCGGCGTGCTCGGAGGAGCCGTGGGGTGGTATTTCTACTATGCACGCAGCGTCACGCTGTCCGAGATTGAGGCATAACTACACGCGTCGTGCGGCTGCCTAGGCCCTTCAGGCGGTCGTCCGGAACGACGTCATTCCACCACAGTCACGAACATATCGGTACGTCATGACACGCACCGAAACTGCGCCGTCGTCCATTCTTGTGGACGTCGAATTGCCGAATCCTGCGCCCTTGTCCCCTGCGCTCGTGGATCTTCTGTCATCCCTCCGCGTCGTTCTCGTGGGCTGGTACGCCGTGCCGGAGCAGACGTCTCCCGAGCAGGCACGAGATCAGTTTGAACAACAGGCCCTCGCAGCCCTCGATACGATTGCGGAGCCCTTTGAGAAGGCCGGCGGCGAGGTGGTTCAGCGACTAGTGTTTACCGGCGATCAGTTGGATACGATTCGTCGCATTAGCAGTGAGGAGGACTGCGACGCGGTCCTCATCCCGGCTGAGATGTCCCACCTGGAGCGCATTCTCGTGCCGCTTCGTGGGCTTCCCAATGCTCGTCGCATTGCGCCGCTTGTGGCTGATCTTGTGCGGGATGGGACCACCGACGTGACGCTGTTGCACGTCCTTGAAGAAGAGGAGTCGGAGGCCACGTCTCGTGAGCACGTGCTTCGGCCTGCCGCCGACCTAATGACCGGGCAGGGCATTGATGCGGGCCTGTTGCGGCTTGAGACGGTTACCGCTGACGATCCAGCCCACACGATTGTTGATATTGCTGCCGACTACGACGCCGTTGTTCTTGGGGAAACGAAGCCGTCGGTTCGAGAAATTCTGTTCGGGAGCGTCCCGGAACAGGTTGTGGAATCGGTGCGAGTGCCGGTGATTATGGTGCGGCACGGGCACGACGATGTTCAAGTAGCCGAACGGGCTGTCCAGGCGGACTAGAATTGAGGAAAAGGATGGCGGTCTAATGCGGGGCGATGGTCGGAGACGTGGTAGGGGCAAACGCAAAACGCCGGACGGCCTTTTGGCAAGGCCGCCCGGCGATTTGCAATCCCCCGATGCGAGAGGGAGCGATGTCTCCCCTACGCAGGAGCATAGCGCGTTGTATGCTTCTCTCCGTTTTCCAGTCAGCTGTACTCGCCAAGCAAAGAGAACGATCACCGATTCATCCCGAATCGGCCGAGTCGCGGAACACGATGGCGCTACCCTCGCACCGGTTTCACCCCCTTCGGTGAAAGAGAAAGACCTCTGAGGAAGGCGTCCTATTCTTCCTTCAGCAGAGCTGGCGGAAGGGAGCAATCAGAAGCCAGTTTGAGGGTACGGCGGGCCGTCGGATTTTGAGTGGACAAATCGCGCATCGGGCGCAGGGGGTTTGACTCCTCTCCTGGTGCTCCACGCCACGATCCATGAAGCGTGGGGAATCCCGGGGGAGGCGGATGCATCTTGCGCGCCTCATCACATGATGGGCTAGGCCATCTGTAACTGGGGACCCGCTTCGAGAATTTCCGACGAGGCCATGTCCTCGTACTGTTCAAAGTGCTCGTTGAAGAGCCGGACGAGTTCTTCAGCCTGTTCGTCGTAGGCGGCCGGGTCATCCCAGGTCTCGCGCGGCATCAGCAGGTCGTCGGGCACGCCGGGACACTGCTCGGGCACGTCCAGACCGAAGACCGGCTCCGTCACTTTCGAGGTTTCCAGTAGCGATCCGTCGTGGATGGCGTCGATCATCGCCCGGGTATATTTGAGCGGGACCCGTTTGCCCGTGCCGTAGGGGCCGCCGGTAATGCCGGTGTTTACGAGCCAGACCTCGGCGTCGTGCTTGCGAATTTTCTCGGCTAGCATCTCCGCGTATTTGGCCGGGGGCCACACCAGGAAGGCGGCTCCGAAACAGGCCGAGAAGGTGGCCTGTGGCTCATCGACGCCCATCTCCGTGCCCGCCACCTTTGCCGTGTAGCCGCTGATGAAGTGATACATCGCCTGCTCGGGCGTCAGCTTGCTTACCGGCGGCATCACACCGAACGCATCGTAGGTGAGGAAAATGATGTTGTCCGGGTGGTCGCCCACCGCGGG is part of the Salinibacter sp. 10B genome and encodes:
- a CDS encoding universal stress protein, with translation MTRTETAPSSILVDVELPNPAPLSPALVDLLSSLRVVLVGWYAVPEQTSPEQARDQFEQQALAALDTIAEPFEKAGGEVVQRLVFTGDQLDTIRRISSEEDCDAVLIPAEMSHLERILVPLRGLPNARRIAPLVADLVRDGTTDVTLLHVLEEEESEATSREHVLRPAADLMTGQGIDAGLLRLETVTADDPAHTIVDIAADYDAVVLGETKPSVREILFGSVPEQVVESVRVPVIMVRHGHDDVQVAERAVQAD